One genomic region from Bufo bufo chromosome 3, aBufBuf1.1, whole genome shotgun sequence encodes:
- the LOC120993698 gene encoding CMRF35-like molecule 5 — translation MMSFLWFLIMLFVWSGLKATDLSTEKTRIGRAGEDITILCNYARTRFAFYDKFWCRGKWKSNCEVLCERKSSVNKCHDKRMSIADNKNGKLVITMRNLVLEDGGTYWCGIKKAYGNPMILVNLQIMDVPKVYRMQQDMKHMVKEGEDLTMKCSYDKSSIASYRKFFCQQVSSTQCNILSDTKGFISEKYSKRIETVDDNLGTVSFTMKTILFEYSGKYSCGVEVEKLNTLASFEITVKLGE, via the exons GTCTAAAGGCAACGGATCTCAGTACAGAAAAAACAAGAATTGGGAGAGCTGGAGAAGATATCACTATTCTGTGCAACTATGCCAGAACCAGATTTGCATTCTACGATAAATTTTGGTGCCGCGGTAAATGGAAAAGTAATTGTGAAGTTCTATGTGAGAGGAAATCATCAGTAAATAAATGCCATGACAAGCGAATGAGTATTGCAGATAACAAAAATGGAAAACTTGTCATAACTATGAGAAACCTTGTACTAGAAGATGGAGGAACTTACTGGTGTGGAATTAAAAAAGCATATGGGAATCCTATGATATTGGTAAATCTTCAAATCATGGATG TTCCAAAAGTGTACAGAATGCAGCAAGATATGAAACACATGGTAAAGGAAGGAGAAGACTTAACTATGAAATGTTCATATGATAAGAGCTCCATAGCGTCCTATAGGAAGTTTTTTTGCCAACAAGTTTCCAGTACACAATGCAATATATTGTCAGACACCAAAGGATTTATATCAGAGAAATACAGTAAGAGGATAGAAACTGTTGATGACAATCTAGGGACGGTATCATTTACAATGAAGACTATTCTTTTTGAATATTCTGGAAAATACTCATGTGGGGTTGAGGTAGAAAAGTTGAACACATTGGCTTCTTTTGAGATTACAGTTAAACTTGGTGAGTAA